The following proteins are encoded in a genomic region of Spirosoma sp. SC4-14:
- a CDS encoding TonB-dependent receptor gives MKKNRLIKPLYIFSIAISFSASAQSTSDPASRHTQHPDSLPTHTLKQVNVKGIKATVVEALPEVNGTYLMGGKRSEVIKLSSIDINVAEKTPRQLFARIPGVFVYDMDGTGNQINISTRGLDPHRSWENNLRQNGVLTNSDMYGYPASHYSPPMESIERIEFVRGMGSLQYGAQFGGMLNYVTKQADTTRQFGFESINSVGSYGLLSTYNAIGGRVGKWTYYGYYYRRHSDGYRDNSRSDARAQLGRIQYQANQRLGFTAELGRSTYTYQIPGPLTDSMFAQNPRQSTRSRNYFNPDIYIPSLKIDWQLSDRTRLLWTNSAVLGPRNSVQFDAFATVPDTISHLTAQYKARQVDVDHFHSYTTEIRLLHQYKLGGIGGAFVAGVQLMSTDLHRQQQGTGTTGTDFNLTLTAPFKRDLHYRTKNFAGFIENHFYLTNRLTVSPGIRVESGKTEMRGTISYYDQGNLPTDISHHFALLGINAEYKINDAVKLYGGWAQAYRPVVFKDIIPSSVYEQIDKNLKDAHGYNAEMGIEGRWQNVHVNITVFDLLYRNRLGTLLQTNTDGANYIFRTNIGDSRSTGVEALIETQLLRTEKVLISGFTSTAYNNARYLNGQVSAGAENRSVKGNQVESAPRWTTRNGLTARYGLASLTLQYSYVSQTFSDAINTIKPSANGAVGPVPAYSLLDLNGTWHINRQFTLRGSINNVLNKHYFTKRPTFYPGPGVWPSDGRSAVLTVGIRL, from the coding sequence ATGAAGAAAAATCGTCTAATTAAACCGTTATATATCTTCTCAATTGCTATCTCGTTTAGTGCATCAGCCCAATCGACCAGCGATCCGGCCTCCCGGCATACGCAACATCCCGATTCCCTGCCAACGCACACGCTGAAACAGGTGAATGTGAAGGGAATTAAAGCCACCGTTGTGGAAGCCTTACCCGAAGTCAATGGAACGTATCTGATGGGCGGAAAACGCAGCGAAGTAATCAAGCTGTCGTCTATCGACATCAACGTAGCCGAAAAAACACCCCGACAATTGTTTGCCCGCATACCGGGGGTATTTGTCTACGATATGGATGGCACCGGCAATCAGATCAATATTTCGACTCGTGGCCTCGACCCGCATCGTTCGTGGGAAAATAACCTGCGGCAGAATGGGGTGCTGACCAATTCGGATATGTATGGCTACCCAGCCAGCCACTATTCGCCACCGATGGAAAGCATCGAGCGGATTGAGTTTGTGCGGGGCATGGGATCATTACAATACGGTGCGCAATTTGGCGGAATGCTCAACTACGTAACCAAACAAGCCGACACAACCCGCCAGTTTGGCTTCGAATCGATCAATTCGGTGGGGTCGTATGGCCTGTTGAGCACCTACAATGCCATTGGCGGGCGAGTGGGTAAATGGACCTACTACGGGTATTATTATCGACGGCATTCGGATGGTTACCGAGATAATAGCCGTTCTGATGCGCGGGCGCAGCTCGGACGAATTCAATATCAGGCTAACCAACGGCTCGGCTTTACGGCCGAACTCGGCCGGTCGACATACACGTATCAGATTCCCGGCCCACTAACCGATTCGATGTTTGCCCAAAATCCGCGCCAGTCTACCCGCAGCCGTAACTATTTCAACCCCGACATTTATATTCCGTCGTTGAAAATAGACTGGCAGCTATCGGACCGAACACGGTTATTGTGGACAAACTCCGCCGTGCTGGGACCTCGTAACAGCGTTCAGTTCGATGCGTTTGCCACCGTGCCAGATACCATCAGCCATTTGACGGCGCAATACAAAGCCCGTCAGGTCGATGTCGATCATTTTCACAGCTACACCACCGAAATCCGGCTCCTGCATCAGTACAAACTTGGCGGAATTGGCGGTGCGTTTGTGGCCGGTGTGCAGTTGATGAGTACCGATCTGCATCGTCAGCAACAAGGCACAGGCACCACTGGCACCGATTTCAACCTGACACTGACGGCTCCCTTTAAACGCGATTTGCATTACCGGACAAAAAACTTCGCCGGGTTTATCGAGAACCACTTTTACCTAACCAATCGCCTGACGGTTTCGCCGGGTATTCGGGTCGAAAGTGGAAAAACCGAAATGCGGGGAACAATTTCGTACTACGATCAGGGAAATCTACCTACCGATATTAGCCACCACTTCGCGCTGCTGGGCATCAATGCCGAGTATAAAATAAACGATGCGGTTAAGCTCTATGGTGGATGGGCACAAGCCTACCGGCCGGTGGTGTTCAAAGACATCATTCCGTCGTCGGTGTATGAACAAATCGACAAGAACCTGAAAGATGCCCATGGGTATAATGCCGAAATGGGTATAGAAGGCCGCTGGCAGAATGTGCACGTGAACATTACGGTGTTCGATTTGCTTTACCGAAATCGACTCGGTACACTTTTACAAACGAACACCGATGGCGCCAACTACATCTTCCGGACCAACATCGGCGACAGCCGGAGTACGGGCGTCGAAGCCTTGATTGAAACCCAACTGCTTCGTACCGAAAAGGTGCTGATTAGCGGTTTTACATCAACCGCCTACAACAATGCCCGCTATCTGAACGGGCAGGTATCCGCTGGTGCAGAGAACCGGTCAGTGAAGGGCAATCAGGTAGAATCGGCTCCGCGCTGGACAACCCGCAATGGGCTAACCGCCCGCTACGGATTAGCCAGCCTAACGCTGCAGTACAGCTATGTGAGCCAGACATTTTCCGATGCCATCAATACCATTAAGCCATCGGCCAACGGGGCTGTAGGTCCCGTACCTGCCTACAGCCTGCTCGATCTGAACGGGACCTGGCACATAAATCGCCAGTTTACCCTGCGTGGCAGTATCAACAATGTACTGAACAAACACTATTTCACAAAGCGCCCAACATTCTATCCGGGGCCGGGTGTCTGGCCATCCGACGGACGTAGCGCCGTACTGACGGTTGGAATTCGATTGTAA
- a CDS encoding phosphatase PAP2 family protein, translating to MKKSIYLLLICSLLAGFSVAIVSCDKTISEPLRVGYTPASVDEKAGTWKPYVLTAPTDVTVATPSPTTSTAYLAELADLKTKSASLTTEQQQAVVYWGTGAVYRWNEIAREMAARYNLPPASTADGKYPSPDAANPLADPKFPFANPPYAARALAYLSVAQYDALVATWNYKYKFKRSAPGKVDASIRVALPSSSLPSYPSEDAVVAAVSYTILKAMFPGEVPLLDAKLAEHQNSRLWAGMNVASDLAAGIDLGNQVAAKVMALAKTDGMSAANNQTVTASYIQEAKARGLSKIWESQEFPVRPAMLPNYAAVRTWNFDKGTMVKIRPAAPPDPNSDAFNTDMDELQTINSQQTRDQARIANFWNDGVGSYTPPGHWHRIASNAAYDAKYSEVRMARTLALVGTAIMDAGIACWDAKYYYYYPRPQQYGLKTSIGLPNFPSYPSGHAMFSSAGATVLGYIFPDRADEFTTKAVEASNSRIYGLIHFRFDATNGLSAGAKVANYAIERGRADGSGL from the coding sequence ATGAAAAAGTCTATTTATCTGCTGCTCATTTGCAGCCTATTGGCCGGTTTCTCAGTCGCTATTGTTTCCTGCGATAAAACTATTAGCGAACCATTGCGGGTAGGATACACACCTGCCAGTGTCGATGAAAAAGCGGGTACCTGGAAACCGTATGTACTGACCGCTCCTACCGATGTTACGGTAGCAACCCCCTCGCCGACCACGTCGACAGCATACCTGGCCGAACTGGCCGACCTCAAAACCAAATCGGCCAGCCTGACAACCGAACAACAGCAAGCCGTTGTTTACTGGGGAACCGGGGCCGTATATCGCTGGAACGAAATTGCCCGCGAAATGGCTGCTCGCTATAACCTGCCTCCCGCATCGACTGCCGATGGCAAATACCCAAGTCCCGACGCAGCCAACCCCCTGGCCGACCCCAAATTCCCGTTTGCGAATCCGCCCTATGCAGCCCGGGCGCTGGCCTACCTCAGCGTCGCTCAATATGATGCACTGGTGGCTACCTGGAACTACAAATACAAATTTAAACGCTCGGCTCCGGGCAAGGTAGATGCCAGTATTCGGGTGGCCCTTCCCAGTTCTTCGTTACCATCCTATCCTTCCGAAGACGCCGTTGTGGCAGCCGTATCCTACACGATTCTGAAAGCCATGTTTCCGGGTGAGGTTCCGTTGCTGGATGCCAAACTGGCCGAGCACCAGAATAGTCGGCTGTGGGCGGGCATGAACGTTGCGAGTGATCTGGCAGCCGGAATCGATCTGGGTAATCAGGTGGCAGCCAAAGTGATGGCGCTGGCTAAAACCGATGGCATGAGTGCCGCCAACAACCAGACCGTAACGGCCAGCTACATCCAGGAAGCAAAAGCACGGGGGCTGAGCAAAATCTGGGAAAGTCAGGAGTTCCCTGTACGGCCTGCTATGCTACCTAATTATGCGGCTGTTCGTACCTGGAATTTCGATAAGGGAACGATGGTTAAAATCCGTCCGGCAGCACCACCCGATCCGAACAGCGACGCGTTCAATACAGATATGGATGAACTGCAAACGATCAATTCGCAGCAAACCCGCGATCAGGCCCGCATCGCTAACTTCTGGAACGATGGTGTAGGTAGTTACACCCCACCTGGCCACTGGCACCGCATCGCTTCTAACGCAGCCTACGATGCTAAATACAGCGAAGTGCGGATGGCCCGTACGCTGGCGCTGGTCGGAACAGCTATTATGGATGCCGGAATCGCCTGCTGGGATGCTAAATACTACTACTACTACCCCCGGCCTCAGCAATATGGACTGAAAACATCGATTGGACTCCCAAACTTCCCTTCCTATCCATCGGGCCATGCCATGTTCTCGTCGGCGGGTGCTACAGTGCTGGGTTATATTTTCCCCGATAGAGCCGACGAATTCACAACGAAAGCGGTAGAAGCCTCCAACTCACGCATTTACGGATTAATTCACTTCCGGTTCGATGCCACAAATGGGCTTTCAGCGGGAGCTAAAGTAGCAAACTATGCGATAGAGCGCGGCAGAGCCGACGGCTCGGGCCTCTAA
- a CDS encoding PA-phosphatase produces MNKLISILFLTVSLLWVTACKEPLIDEGVLPFSEPATVDANGGNWRTIVLQSTADINVPAPSAITSDDYKSELAQVKNGVASLEPEKITAINYWAVGAVKRWNQIARQLVAKYNVESANPADATNSLVSDPFAARLYAAMSVAQYDAMVVAWHAKYQYNRPSLVDQGIITRLPIANVPSYPSEDAAIAEVSCQMLAHFFPNETAWLKTKATEHKQSRIWNGANVPSDIVAGENLGATVTGKVLNYLQNDGFNNASDPGNTWTTLLAQAPYDVKWTSLVIPARSPVSPLAGNVKTWFSLTASAPAPPATASAQFQTDLKEVSTIANSRTRDQSRIAAKWDDGVGTYTIAGHWNLIAEDFVQQYRQNELRAARTYALMNRALQDAATVCWATKYTYFVPRPSQLDPTIKTATPIPNTPVYIPEQATLAAAATSVLLYLFPDENTILNPQLTEAVQSGLYGGTSFRFANDAGSAVGTAVGQAAVASAKSDGAQ; encoded by the coding sequence ATGAACAAGCTCATTTCAATTCTTTTTTTAACTGTATCGCTCCTCTGGGTAACCGCCTGCAAAGAGCCGCTCATCGACGAAGGCGTACTTCCCTTCAGCGAACCGGCAACGGTGGATGCCAATGGAGGAAACTGGCGAACCATTGTGCTCCAATCGACGGCCGACATTAACGTTCCGGCCCCATCGGCCATCACTTCCGATGATTATAAGAGCGAGTTAGCGCAGGTAAAAAATGGCGTAGCCAGCCTGGAACCCGAAAAAATTACGGCCATTAACTACTGGGCCGTTGGTGCGGTGAAGCGCTGGAATCAGATTGCGCGCCAGCTGGTTGCAAAATACAATGTTGAGTCGGCTAATCCAGCCGATGCAACCAATTCGCTGGTCAGCGATCCCTTTGCGGCCCGCCTTTATGCCGCCATGAGCGTGGCTCAGTACGACGCTATGGTTGTGGCCTGGCATGCCAAATATCAGTATAACCGTCCGTCGCTGGTCGATCAGGGCATCATTACGCGCCTGCCCATTGCCAACGTTCCTTCCTATCCATCAGAAGATGCGGCTATTGCCGAAGTGTCGTGTCAGATGCTGGCGCATTTTTTTCCCAACGAAACAGCCTGGCTCAAAACTAAAGCAACGGAACATAAGCAAAGCCGAATCTGGAACGGGGCCAACGTACCCAGCGATATTGTTGCGGGCGAAAACCTGGGTGCAACCGTTACGGGCAAGGTGCTCAATTATCTGCAAAACGATGGTTTCAACAACGCCAGCGACCCTGGCAATACGTGGACGACGTTGCTGGCTCAGGCACCCTACGATGTTAAATGGACAAGTTTGGTCATTCCGGCCCGATCGCCGGTAAGCCCTCTGGCTGGTAATGTAAAAACCTGGTTCTCCTTAACCGCCAGTGCCCCCGCCCCGCCTGCTACCGCATCGGCCCAATTTCAGACCGATCTAAAAGAAGTAAGTACCATTGCCAATAGCCGCACCCGCGACCAGTCGCGCATTGCAGCCAAATGGGACGATGGTGTGGGAACCTACACAATTGCTGGCCACTGGAATCTGATTGCCGAAGACTTCGTTCAGCAATATCGGCAGAACGAACTGCGAGCCGCTCGTACCTATGCGCTCATGAACCGGGCGCTTCAGGATGCCGCTACGGTCTGTTGGGCTACTAAGTACACGTATTTTGTGCCGCGCCCCTCTCAGCTCGACCCGACCATCAAAACAGCAACGCCCATTCCGAACACGCCGGTCTATATTCCCGAACAGGCAACCCTGGCAGCCGCAGCTACATCGGTGCTGCTCTATCTATTCCCCGACGAAAATACCATTCTGAACCCACAACTTACCGAAGCCGTTCAGTCGGGGTTGTATGGTGGCACTTCGTTCCGATTTGCTAACGATGCAGGCTCAGCGGTGGGTACGGCCGTCGGACAGGCTGCGGTAGCGTCGGCAAAATCCGACGGTGCTCAGTAA